Part of the Halogeometricum sp. S3BR5-2 genome, CTGTTGGCCGAGGCTGCCGAGGCGGCCGGCGTCCCGGTGCCCGAGACCCGGCCGCTGGCCGACGTGGACGACTGGGACGAGGACCTGCTGATAAAGTCGCGGTACAACGTCCTCGCGGACGCGTATCTCGACGACCTCGGGCCCGACGACATGGACGTGGTCAAGAGCGTCCAACACGTGGTTCACGGGCGTCCGCCGGACCCCGAGGCCGTCCGCGAGACGATGCACCACGACCCCATCGTGCAGGAGTACGTCCGCTCCGACGACGAGTTCATGTTCACCGCGCTGTACGACCGGGGGGAACCCTTGGCGACGTTCCAGCACCGACAGATACGCGGGGACTCCTACACCGGCGGCGGCGGCGTCTATCGGCGCTCCGTCTACGACGAGGAACTCGAACGCGTCGGGCGGACGCTCCTCGACCACCTCGAGTGGCACGGTCTCGCGTGCATTGAGTACATGCGCGACGCCGACACCGGCGAGTACGTCCTCACCGAAATCAACCCGCGGATGTGGCAGTCGCTCCCCTCGACGGTCCAGGCGGGCGCGGACTTCCCGTACTACTACTGGCTGGCGGCGACGGGTCGACCCGACCTCATCGAGAACAGTTACCGCCTCGGCGTCGGCACGCACATGCTCCGCGGCGAGGTTGGCTACCTCGCGAGCGTGCTGACCGAGTCGTCGCCGTACGTCGAGCGTCCGTCGGCGCTCGGCACGGCCGCGGACATCGTCCGGTCCGTCCTCCGCGAACCCCGGTTCGACTACTTCGCGCTGGACGACCCAGGCCCGTTCCTCGCCGGGATGCGAAACGTGTTCGCGGGCGAGACGAAGTCGCTGCGACAAAAGTACGGCCGGGGTTTCGACGCCAGAAGTGCGGTCCCGTACCGCTAGCTGCCGTCGGTCTCGTCCCCGTTTGGCTGGTGCGCTACAGGTTGCCGCGCAGGTGGAGTTTCTCCGAGCCCTTCGTCTCGACGGCGGTGTTGTCGACCGTGTAGTCGTCGGTGTCGGCGTCGCCCCATCCCATGTCGGCCTTGACGGTGTCCGCGAGGCTCGGGTCGGGGTCGACGTGCGCGGTGTCGCCGTCTATCTCCGTGACGAGTCCGAGCGTGTTTCCGCTGGCGTCGACGACTTCCTTGCCCTCGTCGTCGCCGGTGAAGGTTACTGTCACGGTCGGGTGGTCGACCGCCCGGCACTAAGGCCTGCCGGCACCCGTGCGCTGTCGTCTCTCGCGCCCGTCCGCGTGCGGACCGCACCGCTCGACTGCGCCGCGTCGGCCGTCGAATCTGCCCCAGTACGTAAAGGGCCGACCGGCGAAGAGGTGGCACATGAGTCAACTGCTCCAGTCGCTCCCGGACGCGCGCGGGGGAACGGTCGGCGACTCCGGACGCGTCGGCGTCATCGGCGGCAGCGTCGGATTCCCCGGACAGCCGTCGCTCACGGCCCTGGCCGCCCTTCGCGCGGGGAGCGACGTCTCGAAGGCGCTCGTCTCCGAGGAGATATATCCGGTCGTCGCGAGTCACTCGCCGGACCTCGTCGCGGACCGCTACCCCGGCGAGCGATACGACGACGAGGCGGTCGACTCCGCCCTCGAGATGGCCGGCTGGGTCGAGTCGCTCGTCGTCGGGCCGGGTCTCGTCGACGCCGACGCCGACGCGGTCAGGCGGACGGTCGACGAGGCGGACGTCCCCGTCGTCGTCGACGCCGACGCCATCGACCCCCTGTTGCACGCGGACCTCTCGTCGGCCGTCGTCACCCCCGACGACAACGAGGTCAGCCGCATCGAGGAGGAACACGAGTCCCTGGAGGAGTTCACCTCCGCGACGGGCGCCGTGGCCGTCGCCAAGAGCGACGTGGACGTCATCGTCTCCGACGGCGAGCGAACGACGAACGACGCCGGGTCGCCCGTGATGACCGTCGTCGGCACCGGCGACACGATGGCGGGCGTCATCGCCGCGCTGTTGGTACAAGGGCTCGACCGGCGCGACGCCGCCGAACTCGGCGCCTGGATCGTCGGCAAGGCGGGCGAACTCGCGACGGTCGAACGCGGGAACGGCATCGTCACGACGGACATCATCGAGAAGATTCCCGACACGGTGCAGTGAGCGCCGGCGGCCGCGAACGGCCTCCGCCGCGGCGTCTCGGCGTGGGCCGACTCTCCTACGCGGCCCCGCGCCCGACCCGGTGCGGTGACTGCGGGACGGTAACCCGTGACGAGCCTCCGCGGCCCGAAATCGGTCAACAGGTACTTTGCGACAGGATTCGATGATGTCGTAGAGGCCGACACCGAGGCGTGCCGTAATTCGAGTATCGGCCGATATCGACGCACATCGATGGCACCGAACCTCACAGTCGTTACGGCTATCGTCACGCTTCCCTTCGTCGCCGCGGTCCTCTCACCGCTCCTCCACCGCGTTCTCGGTGAACGGACCGGCTACGCGGGAGCCCTCGTCGCGGCGGCGAGCTTCGGGCTTCTGCTGACGCAGGCCGACAGCTACGGCACCGTCGGAGTACCGTGGATTCCCGCCCTCGACGTGGGCATCCAGTTCACCGTCGACGGCTGGGGGCTGCTGTTCGCGCTCCTGGCCAGCGGTATCGGCGTCCTCGTGTTCGTCTACTCGGCGCGATACATGCACGGCGAGGAGGGTCTAGCGCGCTACTACGCGGCCCTGCTGGCGTTCATGGGTTCGATACTCGGCGTCGCGCTCGCCTCCGACCTCGTGTTGATATTCCTGTTCTGGGAGCTGACCAGCGTCTGTTCGTTCCTGCTCATCGGCCACCACTCCGCCGACGCCGAGTCGCGCTACTCGGCGCGGATGGCCATGCTCGTGACCGTCGGCGGCGGCCTGTGTCTGCTCGCCGGCCTGCTCATGCTCTCGGTGGCGGCGCGGGGCGCCCTCGGCGGCGTGACCTTCGACCTGACCGCGATGCTCGCGAACGGGGAGGCGATGCGCGCCGCCCTGCGCGAGTCAGGGCTGTTCGCGCCGGCGCTCGCGCTCGTCGTCGTCGCCGCGGCCGCCAAGTCCGCGCAGGTGCCGCTGCACTTCTGGCTCCCGAACGCCATGGTCGCCCCGACGCCCGTCTCCGCCTTCCTGCACTCCGCGACGATGGTGAAGGTGGGCGTCTACTTCGTCGGCCGCCTGCGCCCCCTGCTGATGAGCCCCGAGTGGGTGCTGCTCGTCGCGACGCTGGGGCTCCTGACGATGCTGGTCGGGGCGCTGCTGGCGGTGACGTCGACCGACATCAAGGAGCTTCTCGCCTACTCGACGGCGAGTCACCTCGGGCTGATGGTCGCGGGCTTCGGCTTCGACGTCGTCTACGGCGCCGAGGCCGGCGCCTTCCACCTGCTCAACCACGCGCTGTTCAAGGCGCCGCTGTTCCTCGTCGCGGGCATCGTCGCCCACGAGGCCGGCAGCCGCGACCTCGACGACCTCGGGGGGCTCCGGCGGGACCTCCCGGTGACGGCCGTCGTCGCCGGCATCGCCGCGCTGAGCATGGCGGGTATCCCCCCGTTCAACGGGTTCTACTCGAAGGAGCTGCTGTTCGAGGCGGCGTACGAAGTGGCTCACGAGGCCGGGGGTCTCGCCTGGCTGTACCCGGCGGTGGCGACGCTCGCGAGCGTGTTCACCGTCGTCTACTCGCTGAAGTTCCTCGCGATGTTCGTCGGCGAGCGCCGGGCGCCGAAGGCCGAGGTCCACCGTCCCCCGGTCGCGCTGGTGGCGCCGCCCGCCGTGCTGGCCGCCGCGGCGGCCGTCGTCAGCGTCTCGCCGCAACTGGCGGTCGACGTCATCGTCCAGGCGGCCATCGACGCCACCGCGGTCGGCGAGGCGGACCTGCAGATCGGACTGCCGACCCACCTCACGCCCCCGGTCGCGATGTCCGGCGTCGCCATCCTCGGCGGGGCCGCCGCGTACCCCTTCGCGGGGCGTCTCGGGTCGGTCATCGAACGGGCCGTCGACGCGCCGGTCCCAGTGCGTCCGCGCGGCTGGTACGACTGGGCCGTCTCGACGGCGGAGGCGACGAGCGCCCGGTTCGGTCCGCTCGTCCACAACGGCGTCCTCCGGACGTACCTGACGTGGGCGGCGGCGACCGGGAGTCTGCTCGCGCTGGCCGGCTTCGCCACGACCGGGGCGCCGCTCGGAATCGACGGGCTCGGCGTGCCGACGGCGGTCGCCGTCGTGTTGGCGACGGCCCTCCTCGCCGCCCTGGCGGTTCCCGCCGCCCCCTCCCACCTCGCCGGCGTTCTCACCCTGTCCATCCTCGGATTCATGATATCGATCTTCTTCATCCTCGCGAGCGCGCCGGACCTCGCGCTCACGCAACTGGTGGTCGAGACGCTCGTACTCCTGATCTTCCTGCTCGTCCTCCAGCGGTTGCCGTCCTTCTACTCGGACGTCCGCCGGTTCGTGCTCGCCCGCGACGCGGGCGTGTCGATTCTGGTGGGCGCGATGGCGTTCGCGTCCGTCCTGCTGACCGCGCCCGATCCCGGCGCCGACCCGACGGACCTCGCCACGTACTACGCGGAGCAGGCGGTGCCGGGCGGCGGCGGCGCGAACATCGTCAACGTCATTCTCGTGGACTTTCGGGCGTTCGACACGCTGGGCGAACTGCTGGTGGTCGCGACCGCAGCCATCGCCATCCTCGTGCTCGTGATGATGCGAGCGCGCGGGGAGTCCGTGGCCGACCGCGACGCCGACCCGGTCTTCGAGGGGGACGATTCGTCGTGACGACGAGGATCATGCAGACGACGGCCCGCGTGACCGTCCCCATCGTGCTCGTCCTCTCGATTTGGCTGTTCCTCCAGGGCCACAACCTCCCCGGCGGGGGGTTCATCGGCGGCGTCCTCACCACGACGGCGTTCGTGCTCATCTACGTCGCCTACGACCTCGACTATCTGGAGTCGGAGGTGCTCGACAGAGAGGTCGACCCCGGAGCCAGCGTGTACGACCACCGCATGGTCACCGCCTACCGCCGCGCGCTGATCCTGGGTCTGGTGGTCGTCCTCGGGAGCGGCGTCGCCGGCATCGTCGTCGGCGACCCGTTCCTGACGCAGACGTACGTCCACCTCGGCGGCGTTCCCATCTATCACGACATCGAACTCGCCAGCGCACTCGTGTTCGACCTGGGTGTGTACCTCGTCGTCGTCGGCAGCATCCTGACTGTCGTCTCGGTGGTGAGCGCCGAATGATTCGAACGAACGAGGCGCCCGTCCGCGTCCGACGCGGAGGTGACGACCGATGAGCGTCGCCCTGGCCGTCGTGGTCGGCGGACTGTTCGCCGTCGGGACGTTCCTGCTGTTGCGGCGGGACCTGATACGGGTCGTCCTGGGAATCGCCGCCCTCTCTCAGGGCACGTTCGTCTACCTGATCTCGATGGGAGGCGTTGAGGAGGGGACCGGCGACCTCGTGCCCGTTCTCGGACACCACGGCGGCGGGGTCCCCGAGGTCGCGGACCCGGTGGTGCAGGCGCTCGTCCTGACAGCCATCGTCATCAGCTTCGGGACGACCGCGCTGGCGCTCGTCCTGTCGTACCGCGCCTACGAGGAGAACGAGACCATGGACGTCACGGAGTGGACAGGATGAGTTGGCACGTTATCGCACCGCTGTTGGTGGCGCTCGTGACCGCCGTGCTCACGCTCGTGCTCCGCGCGTGGCCCCGGATTCAGGTCGCGGCGAGCGTCGCCGGCGTCGTCGGGTACGTCGCGGCGGTCGCCGGTTCCGTCTGGACGGTCGTCCTCGGGCCGACGGCCCCCGGAGTCGCGGTCTATCAGGTGGGCAACTGGCCCGCGCCGTTCGGAATCACGCTCGTCCTCGACGGGCTCTCGGCGTTCATGCTGACCATCGCCGCGAGCCTCGGACTCGCGTCGATGCTGTTCTCGGTTCGGTACATGATAGCCGAGAACCAGCGCGTCTACTACCACCCTCTCTTCCACCTGCTCCTGGTGGGAGTGTCCGGCGCGTTCCTCACGGGCGACCTGTTCAACCTGTTCGTCTGGTTCGAGGTGATGCTCATCGTCAGCTACGTGTTCGTCGCCTTCTACGGAACCGAACTCGCCACCGCGGCGTCGTTCCGCTACCTGACGATGAACGTCTTCGGGAGCGCGCTCATGCTCGTGGCCGTCGGCGGCCTGTACGCCGCGACGGGGACGCTCAACATGGCCGACATGGCCCGGCGGCTGGCCGACCCCGCCGCGTACGGCGTCGACCCCGCGCCGGTCGTCGGCCTGTCGGCGCTGCTGCTCGCGGTGTTCGCGCTGAAGGCGGGGCTCGTTCCCTTCCAGTTCTGGGTGCCCGCCGCGTACACCACCGCCCCGCCGCCCGTCACGGCGATGTTCGCCGGGGTCACGAAGAAGGTGGGTATGTACGCGGTCGTCCGGCTCTACTTCACGGTCTTCGCCGCCGGTTCCGTCTCCGCCGACGTGCCCGGCATCGCCGGCACGTCGCCGCTGGCCTTCCTCGCACCGGTGCTGGGGGCGATGGCGATAGCGAGCATCGCCGTCGGCGCGTTCGGCGCCGTCGGTCAGGACCGACTGGAGGGCGTGTTCGCGTACTCGAGCATCGGTCAGGTCGGCTTCATCGCCCTCCCCATCGCCGTCGCCGCGGCCGCCGGGCCGGCGGGAACGCTCCGCCGGGTCGCCATCGCGGCCGCGCTGGTGTACGCGTTCCACCACGCGCTCACGAAGGGGCTCCTCTTCCTCTCGGCGGCCGTCGTCAAGGACGCCGTCGGGACGGACGACCTGCGGAACCTCGGCGGCCTCGCGGGGCGCTCGCCGGTGCTCGCGGGGGCCGTCCTCATCGGTCTGCTCTCGCTGGTCGGCATCCCGCCGCTGATCGGGTTCTTCGGGAAGTTCCTCACGTTCGACGCGGCGGTTCGGGGACTCGGCTTCGGTCCCGGGGCGCTGTCGGCGCTCGCGCTGGCCGCGTCGCTCATCGGCGCCGTGCTCACCATCCTGTACGCGACGCGGGTGTGGGTCGGCGGCTTCTGGGGCCCCAAGACGCCGGCCGTCGAGGTCGCGGCCGCCGATTCGGGGCAGATCGCGGTCGTCGCCGCCCTCGCGGCGGTCGTCGTCCTCGTCGGCGTGGGATTCGACCCGGTGTACCGGTTCGCCGAGACGGCGGCGAACGCCGCCGTCGACAGCGAGGCCTACGTCGACGCCGTGGGTCTCGGCGGGGGTGGCGGCCGGTGACCCGCAGTTGGCCGGTCATCGGCGTCTTCTTCGCCGTCCTGTGGGTGTTCGTTCAGGGGCCGCCCATCGCTCCCGACCCGCTCCTCGGGGCGTTTTTAGTCGGTCTCGCGGTCGGACTCCCCACGGCCTACGTCTTCCGACGCCTGTACGCCGACACCGTCGACCTCCGCCGGTCGGCTCGCGGGGTGCCGTACGTGGCGCTGTACGTGCTGACGTTCGTCAGAGAGGCGGTCGTCGCCAGCCTCGACGTCACGTACCGCGTGCTCGCCCCCTCGAACCCCATCGAACCGGAAGTGATTCTCATCCCGCTGCGAGTCCAGACCGAACTCGGCGTGACCACCATCGCGAACAGCATCACCATGACCCCCGGCTCGCTCACGCTCGACTACGACTCGACGGAGAACGCGCTGTACATTCACGTCATCGACGGACGGTCCCCCGAGGAAATCGTCGACCCGATCCGCGACTGGGAGGACTACGCGCTTTCCATCTTCGACGAGGAGTTATCGGCGGGCGACCCCGCACCGGACTTCGCCGTCTACCCACCCGACCAGACCCATCCCGTGCTCGAACAGGCCGTCTCCGAGGCCCACGAGGGGGTCGAGGCGGAGCCGGACCCGTCGGCCGAGGCGGACGCGGGAGGTGAGGACGATGGCCGCTGAGGGGGCGATAGCGCCGGTCGTCGACGCCGCCATCGTCCTCGTAGCGCTCTTGAACCTGTTCTGCGGCTACCGCGCGGTTCGGGGGCCGACGGTTCCCGACCGCGTGGTCGCCCTGGACGCCATCGCGACGAACATCGTCGCCATCGCCGTCCTGTTCGCAATCAAGACCGGCCGCGGTCTCTTCGTGACCGTCAGCCTCGTCCTCGCCATCATCGCGTTCCTCTCGACGGTCGCGGTCGCGAAGTTCGTCACCGAGGGCGACATCATCGTCACACAGGAGTGACCAGTACATGACTCACCGACACCCACCCGACCGAATCGCCCCGCCGAACCAGCAGGTCGCCGGAGGTGACCGCTGATGGTCGCCCCGGAGACGGTACAGATGTGGGCGGTCGTCGCGCTGGTCGTCGTCGGGTCGTTCTTCCTCACGGTCGGAACCATCGGCCTGCTTCGGCTTCCAAACGTCTACAACCGGATGCACGCGACGAGCAAACCGGCGACCATCGGAACGGTCGCCATCTTCCTGGCCGGGTTCGCGTACTTCGGTCCCGGGGGCGCCGGTCTCTCGTCGCTGGTCGGTATCGTCTTCCTGTTCCTGACGGTGCCGACCGGCGCGCACATGATCTCTCGGGCGGCCGAACGGACCGGCGTCTCGTTCCTGGGGTCGGTGACGTGGCCCGGTAAGACCGACGACGAGTAGGCCGTTCCGACGCGATGTCCGCACGCGGCTTCGACTGTCACGCTCGCGACGCGCGTTCGGAGAGCCGTCGCCGAATCGTTTTCCTGAGTAGTGTTACCACGGGAGGTGGTAGCAACCCTAATACCTTACGAGAATAAAATAGCTCCGTTTAATACTCTACAGTTATTATCGTGGGACACACGTGCCATCCCTGAACCTCGAACCGCTGACGTACGAGGACGTTCCGGCGGACCGGCGTCCGAGCCTCGCGCAGGCGCTGGTTCCCGTACTCGGAGTCGTTCTGTTCCTCGGCGTCGGGTCCGGGTATCTGAAGCTGGCCCCCCACGGGCCGCTGCTCTGGAGCATCGTCCTGACCGGCGCGGTGGGTAAATACTGGCTCGGCTACTCGTGGGACGACCTCTACGAGGGCATCGCGGACAGCCTGTTGATGGGTCTGCAGGCCATCCTCATCCTGTTCGTCATCTACGCGCTCATCGCCACTTGGATCAGCGCCGGGACGATTCCCGGGCTCATGTACTACGGGCTCGCGGTGTTGACGCCGGACGTCTTCCTGCCGGCGACGGCGCTGCTCGCGATGGCCGTCGCCTTCTCCATCGGTTCCTCGTGGACGACGGCCGGTACCCTCGGCGTGGCCTTCGTCGGCATCGGCTCGGGCCTCGGCGTGCCCGCCCCGATGACGGCGGGCGCCATCCTCTCGGGCGCCTACGCGGGCGACAAGCAGTCGCCGCTGTCGGACACCACGAACCTCGCGGCGGCCGTGACGAACGTCGACCTCTACGACCACATCCGCGCGATGCGCAACGGGACGGTCCTGGCCTTCGGCCTCTCGGTCCTGCTCTACGCGGGTCTGGGCCTGCGCTCCGGCGGCGCGATTCCCGCCGGCCGCGTCGCCGAGATACAGGGCGCCCTGGCCGGCACCTACGACCTCTCCGCGCTGGTGCTCGTTCCGCTCGTCGTCACCTTCGGACTGGCGCTCTACGGCGTCTCCGCGCTCCCGACGCTGGTCGCCGGCGTCTTCGCCGGCACCTTCGCGACGATTCTCGTCCAGGGCCGCTCGTTCGCCGCCGCCTGGGGCGTCTTCCTCGACGGGACGGCTCCCGAAACGGGCGTGACGCTCGTGAACGACCTGCTGGCCAGCGGCGGCCTCTCCGGGTCGGCTTGGACCATCTCAATCGTCGTCGCGGCGCTCGCGCTCGGCGGACTCCTCGAACGGACCGGCGTCCTCGCGGTGCTCGCCCACTCGTTCGCGTCGGCCGTCCGCGGTCCGCGCAGTCTTGTCGTCGGCACCGGCGCCTCGGCCATCCTCGTCAACGCGTTCTCCGCCCAGCAGTACATGAGCATCGTCGTTCCGGGGCTCACCCTCCGGAACCTCTACGACGAGTACGGACTGGCGGGCGACGACCTCTCGCGGGCCATCGAGTCCGCGGGCACCCCGACGGGCGCGCTCTTCCCGTGGCACGCGGGCGCCGTCTACATGTCCGCCGTCTTCGGCGTGGGAACGCTCGCGTACGCGCCGTACTACTTCTTCGCGTTCCTCTCGCCGCTCGTCCTGTTCGCGACGACGCTCCTCGGCGGGCGGTACGACGGGACGGCCGGCTCCGGTCGTCAGTCGCCGTCGACTGACGACTGACCGTCGACGTCTCGGTCCGGTCGCGCGTACATTTACACGAGCTCTGTCGAAATCCTCGAGCCGTGATAGAAACCGCGTGCTGCATAGAGAGGGTGTATTCAGCACGGCACTGCGATTCGTTTCATGCTTCTTGTTGTAAAACAGCCGTTCAGTAGAGTCTGCAAATCTATCGTTGAGAGTTTTGTCCGGTTTCGGTGATATCTGTATCTGTGCTAACTAGAGGGTGCAAGGTGGTTAGGCAGACTTCTCGTCGATATAAAAGAGATACGCGCTAATACCGGCACCGGCAACAAGCCCTGAAACCATCCAGACAAGAACGAGTTCGGACTCGAAAGCGAACGCAACAAGCGCCCCGAGCAACATACCCATTGAGGAAGCCGCGATAGTAACCCCATCCCGATAGTCAATTTCCACAGTATAAAATATGGGATTTCTTAGACAAATATAATTTCTCTTTCAAGCTCTGTTGCTCAATACATCCTCTGTTCTGAGCGATTCGATTCACTTACAACAGGCGCCGGGTCCGTGACCGATTCGCGCCCTCTATGCAGCACGACCACAGAGACCTACTCAGTCGCTGCCAGAAATCATGGGTACTGACCGAACTGTGTTCTCTCGTCAATCAGTTCCTCTCGTATGCCGGCGAAATTGATTTAGTAAGACGCACGTAACACCACTGTATGTCCGAAGCAACTACCGGGTCGAACGGCGACGACGAAATCGTCACGGTGAATTTCAAAGTCACACAGTCGTTTCTCGACGAAATAGACAGCACGTGGCAGGGACGTGGGTTCAACAGTCGAAGTGAATTCATCCGCTACACTCTCCGAGATGCGACCGAGTTTCCGACGTTCGACCGCGATGAACTCATCGCTCTCCTCCGAGCAGAAGAAGACATCCGTGAGGGACAGACGATGAGTGCCGATGAAGCCCGCAAGCGGTTCGGAACCGATAGCGACGAGTGAGGGGGACTGGACGTGGGAACTCACATCGACAGCACAGGACGACCTTTCTGCCCTTTCTGCATCTGAGCAAGAGCGGATACTGAACAAACTCGACGATACCGTCGACTCGCCGTGGCGGGATCCACCGGACTATGGCGAACCACTCCAGAACAGTCCGCACAAGAAAGTGCGCATCGGTGAGTTCCGCTTAGCCGTAACCTTTCGTCAATCCGAACAGCGGATGGTTGTCGCTCGAATCAAGCGTCGTGGTGGAGCGTACACCGCCGACGACGACTGATGCTCTGTGCTGCACGAAATTTCTGACCGACTCGCGCCTGCTAGTCAGCACGCTCACAGAAACCTCACCAAACGCTGTCAGAAGTGTCGTGACCGACTCAGAGGGTGTATTCAGCACGGAGGGATTGTTTATTCTACTCTGCCCAGACTGAACTAACCGCTGAGCAGAGCCTGCGAATTGAGCGATTTCCTAAAACCAGTCTCGAACAGAGGGGATGATTTCTAAGGCTGTGGCAATGAGATAGAGTCCGAGAATAGCCACCACAACCCAACCCACGGATGCGATAATCGATTGTTCTGAGAAAGCACTCAGCATTCCGAACCAGACGATTAAAACTGAAACCCCGATTTGCACGAGCTTCCCGGTTGCTCCAAGAATTCCATCTTCAACAGCTTTCCGAACAACGATATACAATGCCTGCTCGTCAAATCCGACATCATGCTCACTATCTGTTCTATCCTCCGGAGAAGTCATGAGGAGGAAAGTCACTCAGGAGACTCAAAAGCGTATGGATGGGTGGCCGTCGTCACTCCCAGACGGAGTACCGAACCAATGACCGATTCGCGCCCTACGTTCAGCATGTTCGCAGAGACATTACCAAATGCTGTCAGTAACAACGTGCTGACCACAGAGAGAACATCCATTAGAAACTGGTCAGCACAATATTTTCAAAGAGAGATGAAATATTAGAAATATGAACTCAGCTCAAAAGAGACGTCTCGGGAACGTGGCAGGCATACTCAGTATTATCGTCTCGCTCGTCATCCTAATCTTTTGGATTATGGGTGTCATCTGAGTTCAAAGCAGAACTGTAACTGTTCCGTCTCTGTATCGATCCGGAACAGGGGTGATAGACCCATGAGACCGACTCGCGCCTTCTACTCGGCACGGCCTCAACGAACTGTCATCAGCAAAGAATTGACAGAGTCTTCGCGTGGAAAGTCGGCCTCGGCACTCATAGGGTTCGTCACCGCCGGGTGCCACCCCGACTCGGAACGGTGGCCTCGTCATCGGCCGTGCGGCGATATCGGACCCACCGGCAAGAGCGTTCCGAGAGGCCGTCGGTGCGAGGAAACCGGATACGGCTACGGCATCGCCTCGTTTTCGGCGTCCGCGAGGTTGCGGAGACGGTCC contains:
- a CDS encoding type II toxin-antitoxin system RelE family toxin; translation: MKPASGSEPIATSEGDWTWELTSTAQDDLSALSASEQERILNKLDDTVDSPWRDPPDYGEPLQNSPHKKVRIGEFRLAVTFRQSEQRMVVARIKRRGGAYTADDD
- a CDS encoding Na+/H+ antiporter NhaC family protein, with product MPSLNLEPLTYEDVPADRRPSLAQALVPVLGVVLFLGVGSGYLKLAPHGPLLWSIVLTGAVGKYWLGYSWDDLYEGIADSLLMGLQAILILFVIYALIATWISAGTIPGLMYYGLAVLTPDVFLPATALLAMAVAFSIGSSWTTAGTLGVAFVGIGSGLGVPAPMTAGAILSGAYAGDKQSPLSDTTNLAAAVTNVDLYDHIRAMRNGTVLAFGLSVLLYAGLGLRSGGAIPAGRVAEIQGALAGTYDLSALVLVPLVVTFGLALYGVSALPTLVAGVFAGTFATILVQGRSFAAAWGVFLDGTAPETGVTLVNDLLASGGLSGSAWTISIVVAALALGGLLERTGVLAVLAHSFASAVRGPRSLVVGTGASAILVNAFSAQQYMSIVVPGLTLRNLYDEYGLAGDDLSRAIESAGTPTGALFPWHAGAVYMSAVFGVGTLAYAPYYFFAFLSPLVLFATTLLGGRYDGTAGSGRQSPSTDD
- a CDS encoding ribbon-helix-helix domain-containing protein is translated as MSEATTGSNGDDEIVTVNFKVTQSFLDEIDSTWQGRGFNSRSEFIRYTLRDATEFPTFDRDELIALLRAEEDIREGQTMSADEARKRFGTDSDE